AGGGCCTGCGGGTTGAGCATCAGGCGCCGGGCCTGAGAGTTCTTGGCCTCGTCGGCGATGACCCGCATCGAGTCGATCGTTCCGCCGGACAGGCCGCCGCGCATCGACTTCACGACGAGCGTGGTGTCGGTCATCTCGCCGGCACCGTCCTCGGCGACCTTCCTGTACAGCGCGTAGGTGGTGATGTCGGACGGGACGGAGTCGAAGCCGCAGGAGTGGACGATGCGTGCACCCGAGGCGACCGCGGTGTCATGTGCCTTGTCGATGGAGTAGCGGACGAAGGGGACTTCCCCGGTGAGGTCGACATAGTCGGTCCCGGCGGTGGCCGCTGCGACGACGAGTGCCTCGCCGTACTTGAGGTAGGGGCCGACCGTCGTGCAGACGACCTGCGTGCGCGCGACCATCGCGTCGAGCGCTGCGGGTGAATTGGAGTCGGCCACGATCAGCGGCCAGTCCCGGGCGCGGAGCGGCAGACGTTCGCGGACCTGGGTCAGCTTGGACTCGTTGCGGCCGGCGAGCGCCACCTTGGTGCCGATCGGTGCGTGGTCGGCGAGATACCGTGCGGTGATCTCGCCGACGAAGCCGGTGGCGCCGTAGACGACGACGTCGAACTCGCGGGCGTGCGACCCGGCCGCGGCCTGGTTGTCGTTGCTGTTTGTCTCGGTGTTCGATTCCCCGCTCATCTCTCCGACTTTACGTGGGATGCGGGTCACATGTGACCGGCGAGTCAGTTACTCGTCGCGGCCACTGCGCCGGGAGGCGGCACGTGCGGCGAACGGCGCCACGAACAGCATGAGGAGTACCCGCAGGATCTGCGCCGCGACGACGAAGGCCACGTTCCCGCCCGCGCCGGTGGCCGCCGCGAGGACGGCATAGATGCCGCCCGGGGTGGTCGCGAGGTAGCAGTCGAACATCGACTCCCCGGTCCAGGCGGACAACGCGACACCGAGCAGCGCGCACCCCACACCGATGGCCAGGATCAGGGCCAGCGCATACGGCAGGACGCGGCCGATCGCCCGGAGGCGCTCCATGGTGAAGCCGAGCCCGGCCTGCCACCCGATCAGCGCATAGGCGACCGTGAGGAGCATCGGCGACACCGCGGCATCGCCGGCGATCCCGGTGAGTTCGGCCGCCGTCGAGAGCGCGAGGGGGCCGAGCAACCCGGCGGCCGGGAGGCGCAGGAGTCGTCCCGCGGGAAGGCCGATTCCCAGGCACACGACGAGCAGCAACAACCCCCACGCCTGGTCTGTCCACGACGCCGGGACGACCTCGACCGCGCCCTCGCCGGCCCCGAAGACGAGGGAGGCGACGAGCGGGATCGTGACGGTGACGAGCGCGACGCGCAGGTACTGGATGACCGCGACCATCCGTTCGTCGCCGCCGAACTCACGGGTGAGGGCGACCAGCCCGGAGGCGCCGCCCGCCACGAGTGCCAGCGAACCGGTGAGCGGGTCGACGTCCCGGTGTAGACCGAGGAGCGCGCCGCAGACGACCGAGATCGCGAGGGTCGCGACACCGATCACCAGCACCGGGAACCACGACGATCCCAGTCCGCTGATCGTCTCGGGCTCGGCCATCGTGCCGATGAAGACGCCGAGCACGCCCTGGGACGAGACGAACGCCCAGCGCGGCACGATCGGGGCGTCGGGGTCGTCGGCGGAATTCCGTTGCCGGGGTGCACGACCGGCGATCGCGAGCAGTCCGGCGACGACGAGGCCGGCGAACAGGGCCGCCGCGTCGACGTCGAACAGTTCCAGGATCAGCGTCGCGGCCGCGGTCAGAAGTGCCAGCAGTGTCCAGCGACGCATTGTGCCCACAGTAGGGCAGCACCTCGGCAGGTGCGGTGCGAGGCCGGGGAACGCCGGGCGAGGTCAGGCGGGCTGAGCGGTGCCCAGGCTCAGTGCCCCATGGGGTTTCGGGACGCCCGGTTGGTAGAAGGAGTCGACGCTGCCGAGGTCGAAGCCCGCCGCCGTCAGTTCGGCTCGTACGTCGCGGGTCAGGTGGCAGCCGCCGACGAGGCGCTTCTGGATCGGCTCCAGGCGGTGCTGCCAGCGACGGACCTTCTCGTCGGGGGCGAGTCCGTGTTCGAGGAAGGCCAGGGTGGCGCCCGGCCGGAGGACGCGCCGGATCTCGGCGAGGGCCGCGCCGAGGTCGGGGATGGTGCACAGGGTGAACGTCGACAGCGCGGCGTCGAAGGACTCGTCGTCGAACGGCAGTTTCTGGCCGTCGAGCCCGGAGCGCTCGATCGGGACCGACGACCCGGCGACCCGATCGGCAGCCATCCGCCAGCCGACGTCGGAGGGCTCGACCGCCGCGACCTCGGTGATCGTGTCGGGATAGAGCCCGACGTTGAGACCGGAGCCGAATCCGACCTCGAGCAACCGTCCGCTCAGCGGGGCGCAGGTGCGCTCTCGCAGTGGTGTCAGGGCCGACATCCCGCACGCGACATGGACCAGATGCGGGACGACGCGGTCGTCATAAAAGCCCACGTGACCAGCGTAACGCCGCTCCCCGGCGCACTGCGAGAGTTCGAGTCCCTAGGCTTGAGGAATGAATCGACCGGTTCCGAATCCCTCGACGCTGCAGGCGCGGGTCATCGTCGACGAGATGATCCGGGGCGGTGTGCGGGAAGCCGTACTGTGCCCGGGGTCCCGGAACGCGCCGCTGGCCTTCGCCCTGCACGCCGCCGACGCGGCGGGCCGTCTGCGCCTGCACGTCCGCATCGACGAGCGGTCCGCGGGTTACCTGGCGCTGGGTCTCGCGGTGTCGTCGAAGGAGCCGGTGCCGATCGTCATGACCAGCGGCACGGCCGTGGCGAACATGGGACCGGCGGTCTTCGAGGCCAACTACGCCCGCGTGCCCCTGGTCGTCGTGAGCGCCAACCGGCCGTATGAGCTGCTCGGCTCGGGTGCCAACCAGACCGTCGAACAGTTCGGTCTCTTCGGCACCCAGGTGCGCGCCGCCATCAGTCTCGGTCTCGCCGAGCGGGACCTCGACACCAACAGCCAGTGGCGGTCTGCCGTCGGTCGCGTGCTCGCCGCCGCGCGTGGCGCGCGCACCGGCAACGCCGGCCCGGTCCAGTTCGACATCCCGCTACGGGAGCCGCTCGTGCCCGACCCGGACGAGGTCGGGGACGACGATCTGGGTTCGTTCTCCGGACGTCCCGGCGGGCTGCCGTGGACGCAGGCACCCGTCGGCAAGCTCGACGTCCCGCTGCCGATCGACCTGTCGCTGGACACGGTCGTGGTGTCCGGGCACGGCTCCGGTGAGCATCCCGCACTCGCCGACGTGCCGACTGTCGCCGAACCGACCGCGCCGCACCCGGCGACCCCGCTGCACCCGCTCGCACTCGACTCGGTGCGTCCCAAGCAGGCGATCATCTGCGGCCGTCCGACACTGCATCGAGGTGTGTCGCGGCTGCTCGCCGACCCCGAGGTCCGGGTCTACGCGCTGACCACCGGTCCGCGCTGGCCCGACGTCTCGGGCAACGTCTTCGCCACCGGCACCCGGATCGAGGTGATCGGCGAACCGCGCGAGGACTGGCTCAAGGAGTGCGCCGCGGTGCAGGAACGGGTGGCCGGGGCGGTCGAGGCCGAGCTCGAGGAACCCGGTCCGACCACCGGACTGCACGTCGCACGCGCGGTCAGCGCCGCCATGGCTCCGGGAGACCAGCTCGTCGTCGGGGCGTCGAACCCGATCCGCGACATCGCCCTCGCCGGACGGGTCGCCGAGGGTGTGCGCGTCCTGTCCAACCGTGGCGTCGCCGGCATCGACGGGACCAACTCGACGGCGATCGGTGCCGCGCTGGCCCTCGACCACGAACGTCCCGGTGCCCGCACGATCGCCCTGATGGGTGACCTGACCTTCATCCACGACGCCACCGGCCTGGTCATCGGGCCCGGGGAGCCACGGCCCGAGTCGCTGCGGATCGTCGTGGCCAACGACGACGGCGGCGGGATCTTCGGGCTGCTCGAACAGGGTGACCCGCGCTACAACGCCGGGCAGTACGCCGGCGCCTACGAGCGCGTCTTCGGAACCCCGCACCGCACCGACATCGCGTCGATGTGCGCGGGCTTCCACATCCCGCACCGGCGCGTCGGCGTCGACGAACTGCGGACCGTTCTCGCCGAGGAACCGGCGGCCGGCGGCATCGAGGTGATCGAGGTGGCCACGGATCGGAATCGGCTGCGGTCGGTGCACGCGGCGATCGCGGCCCGCCTGCGAGGGTCGACGGACTAGTCGCGACGGCGGTCGGTGTCCCCGGCGGGGCCGCCGGTTACCCTGAACGGCATGAATCCGGTGATCCAGCGACGCGTGCAGCTCGGGTTGCTCGTCGTCGGGATCACCATCACCGCGATGGCGTTCTCGCTCGTCGCCGGCTGCTTCAAGAACGACTCCGCGATCGAGGCCAGCAAGGCCACCGTGATGGCCGAGGTCGTCTCGGTGGATGCGCTGCACGCCGCGGTCGACTTCCAGACGCCCGACGGCTCGTTCCACAGTCCGCGTTTCGGCCTGCTCTATCCCACCGAGCTCAGCGAGGGACAGCGGATCAGCGTCGAGTATGCCGCCTACAACCC
The sequence above is drawn from the Gordonia rubripertincta genome and encodes:
- a CDS encoding saccharopine dehydrogenase family protein, whose product is MSGESNTETNSNDNQAAAGSHAREFDVVVYGATGFVGEITARYLADHAPIGTKVALAGRNESKLTQVRERLPLRARDWPLIVADSNSPAALDAMVARTQVVCTTVGPYLKYGEALVVAAATAGTDYVDLTGEVPFVRYSIDKAHDTAVASGARIVHSCGFDSVPSDITTYALYRKVAEDGAGEMTDTTLVVKSMRGGLSGGTIDSMRVIADEAKNSQARRLMLNPQALSGGPGEVPRVSLSDEPSDLSIINAKKVDPSLRGTLAPFFMAAHNTRIVRRSNALLDNAYGSNFHYAETMNVGGVPAVSTLAAGAVAVGTGAFMGAMSFGPTRRLLDRVLPKPGDGPSEKTRNSGHFVVETFTRTTTGRRYRAQMRAQGDPGYKATAVMLAESALTLALDRDRLPARTGVLTTAVAMGDALIDRLRDAGFTIDTTELG
- a CDS encoding AbrB family transcriptional regulator, producing the protein MRRWTLLALLTAAATLILELFDVDAAALFAGLVVAGLLAIAGRAPRQRNSADDPDAPIVPRWAFVSSQGVLGVFIGTMAEPETISGLGSSWFPVLVIGVATLAISVVCGALLGLHRDVDPLTGSLALVAGGASGLVALTREFGGDERMVAVIQYLRVALVTVTIPLVASLVFGAGEGAVEVVPASWTDQAWGLLLLVVCLGIGLPAGRLLRLPAAGLLGPLALSTAAELTGIAGDAAVSPMLLTVAYALIGWQAGLGFTMERLRAIGRVLPYALALILAIGVGCALLGVALSAWTGESMFDCYLATTPGGIYAVLAAATGAGGNVAFVVAAQILRVLLMLFVAPFAARAASRRSGRDE
- a CDS encoding class I SAM-dependent methyltransferase: MGFYDDRVVPHLVHVACGMSALTPLRERTCAPLSGRLLEVGFGSGLNVGLYPDTITEVAAVEPSDVGWRMAADRVAGSSVPIERSGLDGQKLPFDDESFDAALSTFTLCTIPDLGAALAEIRRVLRPGATLAFLEHGLAPDEKVRRWQHRLEPIQKRLVGGCHLTRDVRAELTAAGFDLGSVDSFYQPGVPKPHGALSLGTAQPA
- the menD gene encoding 2-succinyl-5-enolpyruvyl-6-hydroxy-3-cyclohexene-1-carboxylic-acid synthase; protein product: MNRPVPNPSTLQARVIVDEMIRGGVREAVLCPGSRNAPLAFALHAADAAGRLRLHVRIDERSAGYLALGLAVSSKEPVPIVMTSGTAVANMGPAVFEANYARVPLVVVSANRPYELLGSGANQTVEQFGLFGTQVRAAISLGLAERDLDTNSQWRSAVGRVLAAARGARTGNAGPVQFDIPLREPLVPDPDEVGDDDLGSFSGRPGGLPWTQAPVGKLDVPLPIDLSLDTVVVSGHGSGEHPALADVPTVAEPTAPHPATPLHPLALDSVRPKQAIICGRPTLHRGVSRLLADPEVRVYALTTGPRWPDVSGNVFATGTRIEVIGEPREDWLKECAAVQERVAGAVEAELEEPGPTTGLHVARAVSAAMAPGDQLVVGASNPIRDIALAGRVAEGVRVLSNRGVAGIDGTNSTAIGAALALDHERPGARTIALMGDLTFIHDATGLVIGPGEPRPESLRIVVANDDGGGIFGLLEQGDPRYNAGQYAGAYERVFGTPHRTDIASMCAGFHIPHRRVGVDELRTVLAEEPAAGGIEVIEVATDRNRLRSVHAAIAARLRGSTD